A region of the Stieleria neptunia genome:
GAAGCTCTCAGCGTCGTCGCAAGCGGCTGGAATGGGCGTTCTTGACACTGATCCCGAAGGTTTTTCTCGGAGTTTTTCTCGGGATTTATGCCTCACGGTGAGGCTCATCGTAAGTTCCGCAGCGTCCACCGGATACGGATCGGTCGTGCAGCAACCGGCCACAAAAAGCGCCTCACGGTGAGGCGCGTCGAACGGCGAATTTTGCTTGACAGTCCGTTTCGGCCACAAGATTCTCACCGGTCTGGCCAGTCGGATGTCCCGGCGGGCAGACACTCAAAGGAGCAGGGCAATGGTTCGCTTTGAACGCGGGAAAACGTACTCACACATCGACGTGCAAGAGCGGTTCCGTTTTGGGAAACCGCAGCAAGCCAAGGATTGGATCAACGAGCACGCAATCCCGTATCTGCGGGTGAACAACGGAAAAATCTGGGAAATGGTTGGTGATCACATCATCGCGGCCATCACGGCGGCGGCGATGCCGCATAGCGAATGGCAGGGGATTCGTGAGCGTCGGGCCACTGAAAGCAATGGTGCGCATCAATGACGTGCGATCACGAAAACGATGACGTGGAAAACTGGGATTGGGACCATCCTGTCGTGCGAGCCGGCATTTTGCCGGAACACCTTGCCCGGCTGATGGTTGAAGGGTCCAGGCCCACCACTTACTGGAATGATTGGTGTGCTGCGAACAAGTCGCTTTGGAAGCGGCTGAAGAAGAACGGTCGTCGGTGGTTTTCGCTGCCGGCGATAGAGCTTTGGATACGCGAACCGCGGCACGACGCCGATGAGTATCCGCCTGGGATGTGACCATGCAAGCTGAAGACCGAACAGAGCCGATGCCGATCGTGCCGAAACGCGCGTGCCGGTGTTTTGACTGCCGGACGAGAATTGATCGCGGAGAATACGCTTACAGTGTCAATGGACGTACCATGTGTACCGGGTGCAAGACTCGGTATCAGTGGTCAGAGGCCGCCGGCAAGTGGCTGATCTTCTAGGACGTCTGCCAGAGCGGGAAGTTTTGGCGAAACGGACTACGCAGCGGCAAATTCAACTAGCTTCCAGTCACGACAGCAGCCGCACACCTGGGATCGTTGTGGCGGTTGCTAACTCCGTTTGCAGGATGTGGTTCAGCGAGTGGCCACTTCGAAACACGTCCCGATCTGCCCAATCATCGCGGGCATAGGTTCTTGCCAACGGAATAAGCTCCACTCGCTCCGGAGCCCATCGCTGAGCCCAGTCGGCGAATCTGGCAATGTCACGCACGTTCTTGTCGCTTATCACGTAATGCAGGACGAGAGGACGCCCCAGATCCCGGATCAATTCCATACCGCGTACCGCTGCGTCCCACGATCCACCGAGTCGGACCTTTGAATACGTTTCCTCATTCGAAGCATCGAGCGAGACGATAAACCGCTGAATCGATCCGTGAATCTTTTGGACCGTTGCCCACTTGCGTTCGATCAACGTTGCATTGGTGATGATGCCAATACCGATCGTTCCCCAATCAAACTCGTTCAGCAGCCGCACGTGACGCTGAGACGCAAACACTTCGCCAGAGTTCAGGAGCGTCACCTCTTCAATCGTCGTTCGGTAGTGCTCCAAGAACCTCCGCAGGAAACGCTCAGCTGATTCCGAATCAGCTAACGGGTCCGACAGACACCGTCCGGCCCGACACGACCAGCAGTGCAGGTTGCATGTCATGCTGTCGGCGATGTGCACATACTTCGGGCCGTGTTCCCAGTCGCCCCGGATTGGTGCTTTCATCCCCTCATCAGCGACCAACGGGCAACGCTGGCACAGAGAGTAGTCGCCCGATGCAACTTCTCGGCGGTGTGACTCGATCACCGCGCCGCGCCAGACGTCCTGGGGTTCCTGGGTGTAATCCGTTCGCTTGTCGTATGCGTCGTACCAGTTTGGACAGCAGGTGCTGCCCCAGCCGTGATGCAGGTAAATCGTTTCGAAGGGGACCTTGCAGCAATTGATCATTGGCTCGCATTGCATTGAATTAGCGGAATCTCGGGTAGCCCAAGTGAGCCCAACAGTCGCGGCCACTCGGTCGACAGCGCCGTGAACTCATAGCGATGGATGTCACCACACCCCGTCGTCCAGTGGTCCCACGGTGATCGTCCATGCGTCCATGGGTGCCAGCGTCTGCGGGCGAACTGTTGCAGCGATTCCCCACCGGCCGCCCTTACGCTTTGCTGAAACTCTGGCTCCAGTGAGATTGCATCCGCCAGACTCCGGTGCAGCCGATAGTCGCTCTCGATGATCTCGCTGGCATCACGATACACGGCGAATCTGTAAATCGCATTCCAGTCTGGGATGTGATTCCGAAGTTCCGTCACGGTTGCGTGCTGGTGCAACGGTCGCGTCAGCCCGGTGGCTAGCAGAATGTCCGCCTCTGGATTGGCGCTCAGCACATGGCGCGCTAGCGTTGTAGTGATCGATGTTCCCGCAGTCCTCGGAATGTGGATAAAAAGAAATCGTCCGCGAACGTAGAGCATCAGGTGTAGACCCCTGCGGTAGACGGACAGACGACCAGTCGTTTTGCGTTGCGTGCGATTGCCCGCGCCTGTCGGTCATCAGACTCGATAAACATGGCGGGCGCCGGGTTCGGTGTGTGAGTCTCCAGCCATTCCGAGTAGTGACGTGCCTTGTACGCGGCGATGTCGTCCCGGTTTCGCTCCGCCAACGTCTTGGCCGGGTGCATCACGAGTTTGTACCAGCGCATCCCATGGCGTCTCAGCCACGCTTCTGTCGGCTTGCGGTACTTCGCAATCCTTGCGGTGACAATCAGCGGCACTGGCTCTTTGCGTGGGACGTACAGCGGTTTGGCGTTCCGGATGAAGTCGAGATAACGCTCCCCGTCGTCGTCCTGCTCCGGTGAGCAATCCCGGCAGAGTATCCCGTCGAAATCGCAAGCCGTGTTCGGGCTCATCACCGAATTGAAGAGGTTCCACTCCAGCAGGTGCGGCCATGGCAAATCCACCACGTGTATGTCTGGTTTGACGTTCGCAGAAGGATTGACGTAGACAGCTGCCGTGGTCGCTTCCGGAAACTCTCTATCCATCACAGGGCGTATGGCTTTGAGGCTGTTGCCCGTCATCACGGTATCATCGACCACCAGCGCCCGCGTCTTTTTGATCGCGTGTTTTGATTCATTCAACCGCCACCCGTTGCCCACGTGGACAACGTCCCCCTGAGTCTGCCTGATCGCTGCCATCGGAAGGTGAAGATACATCGCAAGCATCGACGCAACGGACATACCCGAACGGGCAACACCGACTATTAAACCGATGTCATTGGGCACCATGCCCGCTAGCCGTAGAATGTCCTGCTGAAAGTCTCGTGCGGTGACAAATCGGGCGTCTGCCTTCGGCGCGAAAGCATGCCCCGGTGGCTGGTGTGGCCCAAACTGGGGCGGGTCAGCCACGCAACCAGCACCGGCAAGCAATCGTCGTTCGATGTCGCAAGGCTTCGGCAACAACAGACACCCGGTGCGCCCGTCTCGCGTGCCCCAGTTACCGCACTGGTTGGTCTCGCAGATAGCAATCGACTTTTGCAGGTGTGCGCGGTCAACGATTCGTGGCTTCACCTTGCGTTTCGGGAGCGGCTGTCCGGCCTCTCGTTTGCTTTGGCATACCTGGCACTCGTTGGATTCATTTAGTGCCGTCAGTCGCCCGCAGTGGACGCACGTGGATTTGTATGTCTTCATCTTCTTCAGCAGTTCCTTGCGTCCATGTAAAAGTCCAGCGACACGGACTCTGATTGCGTCGATGAACTGGAAGAGCCTGTGTAGCTCCTATCACCAAAGCAATCGCCTCCAGGCGAAACAGGCAAGTTGTAGGGATAGCCACTCGGTGTGTAGTAAATGAATTCCCCGTCTTGATATCGCGGCTGGCTGTTATTGGGCTTGAAGATCGCGTAATTGTCGATTTCAACCGTGTTGTCGTAGGGCTGCCCAAATCTGTCGGTGCCATGCGTGCGCACCTCACCGGTAACAGGGATGTACATATTCAGCGGGCAATTGTCGGGGCGATCCGCTTGGTCTGTGTATGACACACCGGACTGCGACACCAGCCCTTCGATTGTTTCCTCGGACACCAGCGGGGAGCTGGGATATCTGTTCCAGGTGCTCCACGAAAACGTCAACCCGCTAATTGGTGCAGCAGGCCACCTACACCCGACGCCTGTTGTTGGGCAGCACGGTCCGTAGCTGGCTCGATAGTATCCGCAGCAGCAGTTATCCGACATTGCCGGGGCGCCATCGGCGAACAGAATCAGACCGTCGTTAAAAATCGGGAACGTCATCAGCACTCAGTCCCCTCGATCACCTCATCGTCCACGTTTTCGGTGCCGAATACCGTGACATTTTTTCGCTCGATGGTGATACCCGATTCGCCAACGATGAAATCGGTTACCACCTGGAGCGTTTTGGGCGCTGGCACCAACGCCTCGAATTTGTCCCCGGTCAGGATACAGTAGCCTTTGTCCCCGGTCTCCCGGTACGTCGTCGTGCTCAGTGGATCACTGAGGTTGATCGACGCCGCGAACTCGGTTCCATCCAGCGCGATCAACTTTGCGGTGGCCGTGCTCGGCGCTTGGCTGTCTTGCGTCAGCTCGTAGCGCCAGAGCGGCTGAAAACTGGACAGGTTTACGACCGCCCAATCGTCGTTGATTTTGTCGATGACCTTGTAACCGGAGCTGGCTGATAGCTTCCAGCGCTCCGGCGTTGATGGATCGATGAACGCATAGGCTCCATCGGTCGCGTCAGACAACCGAACAACGGCAGCACCACCGATCACGACCCGCCCAAAGTCATCATCAGGCGTGTCGTCCAGCACGATACCGAGAGAGGCGACGCTGTCGTGCCATGTCGGTCGATCAGCCTCGCACACGAAGTCCACCAGTGCCTCGCGTGGATTGAAATCATCGGCATCGGTGACTGAGAGAACGTCATCCCACACGACCGCCTCACCAATCTCGTAATCCTCCCCGCTGATGTTCATACATCGGAGGATGACTCGACCGAGGTTTGGAGCTGACGGCGATGTCGTGATCGCGGACGCATTGGCCACGACCTGTTGGATCAATCGATTCTGATGACTTGCAGAAGGCTGATCGCCAGCTTTCACCAGTGGTATGTTTCTCGGTACTTTCACTGGTTGGTCCTAGCTGGGGGCTTTTGCTAAAGCGAGGTCATCCCAATCCGCTGCCGCGTAGACGGTGTGAACGTGGTACCCTTCGACCACAACGACACTGCGTTTGCTGTTTCCGCCAGCCGCGCCGTCATCGGTTGGCCCGGCCACGTCGTCCAGCATCTGTTTGAAAGAGAACCAACCCACCTCGTGGCCCTTTTTGGTTACGCCCGGAATCGTTCCGATCGTTACGTTGTCCAGATTCGGCGATGCCAAGAAACTGAACGTCAGCAGCGGGTCTTTGTCTGCGATAATGTCACCGTCTGCGCCGAGAAACAGCAGCTCACCGGGAGCGAAGCCCGTCCCGGTTACGAATCCACCGACACCATCGGGTTTTTGAAACTGCCAATTCTGATTGACCGTCCCAGTCAGTCGAGCCAGTATTTTGGAATACTCGATCTCGGTGTCGACGTACTCGTACGCAATCCGACCCGTGACGTTTACCCGGAGAGTCGGGATAACGATGTCCGATCCCCGTGGGGACATTCGATCGCCTTCCGGCTGCACATCGATCGCACCCCGGAAGTAGCGACACGGTTGAGCGGTAGCGGGGTCTCCCGCGAACGCTGGATAAACTCGCTCATTGGTCGACTGATAAAGTTTGATCGTCGCGCCGGTCGTCGACACGCTGACCTTCAGGCTACCTCCCACCAGCGGCGTGTCGCTGTAGTCGCCGGTGAGTTCCCAGCCGTTCAAAAATTGGTTGTCGTACGAGACCTCCTGAAGATTCAGATTGTCGTACGTATACAGGTCGGCCAAACTCCCATCGTCACCAGCAGCAAGCAACGCAGCGCGGCAAGTCTGAGGGCTGCTGTCGCCCTGCACTTTCCACGTCCGGCTCGCGCGTCCCGAGCTGCGGGTGCTCGCTCCGGATCGACCGCGCAACTCGGTGATGTAGAGGCCGTTTTTGACGATGACGTCGTTGTAGACTCCATCATCCAGGTCGGAATTGAGATTCCCAAAGCTTGATGCGACTGGGTCAGTGATCGTTGCCATTATTCAGCGTACCCGCCTTGTTTCTTGGTTAGCACTTTCGTATTGGTCGCAATCGCTGAGAGCTTCTCTAGCTGCCGCTCCTGCACGCTTCCAAACGCATTGAGTGATTGAGCCCCAACGGCAAAGCCCGACGTCGTGGACAGCTCTGGGGCTCTGAAATCCGATCTTGCGCGTTCTGGCCGTTGCGACTCCTGCTTGATCCGCTCTTCCTCTTGCTCTTTGGCAATGCGGATCTGTTCTTGTTGATCTGCGAAATCCTTTCGGGATGCCTTCTCGGCGCTGTCAGCAATTTTCGGATCCAATACACCCTGTTTTTCCAGGAATCTGATTCGGTCTACTTCGTCCTGGAGTTTCTCGTGGGCGGTCTTCATCGCCTCCGCGATCGCCTCGGCCTCGCGCCGTAACTGATCAGCAGCTTGATCCCGCTCGCCTCTCGCGCGTTCTTTGGCTTTCGCTGCGTCGTCGTCATCGATGATGCCCGCAGCCAGATCAGCATCAATCTGTCTTGATACTCGGGCGAACACCTCAGATGGCCCCACACCCTGATCGGACAACTGGCCCGCGCGCTCAAATACCGCGTCGACTCGTTCGTCTTGCCGCTTTTGGGTTTGCTCCTGTTGTTTCTTCAGATCACGCAGGGCTCGCGTTCTCTTAAGCAACAATTCGATCTGCTGTTTTTCCAGATCCATGCTTCGGATTGCGGAATCTTCGGCAGCATCCTTGCCCTGAGTG
Encoded here:
- a CDS encoding radical SAM protein — its product is MINCCKVPFETIYLHHGWGSTCCPNWYDAYDKRTDYTQEPQDVWRGAVIESHRREVASGDYSLCQRCPLVADEGMKAPIRGDWEHGPKYVHIADSMTCNLHCWSCRAGRCLSDPLADSESAERFLRRFLEHYRTTIEEVTLLNSGEVFASQRHVRLLNEFDWGTIGIGIITNATLIERKWATVQKIHGSIQRFIVSLDASNEETYSKVRLGGSWDAAVRGMELIRDLGRPLVLHYVISDKNVRDIARFADWAQRWAPERVELIPLARTYARDDWADRDVFRSGHSLNHILQTELATATTIPGVRLLS
- a CDS encoding phosphoribosyltransferase translates to MKPRIVDRAHLQKSIAICETNQCGNWGTRDGRTGCLLLPKPCDIERRLLAGAGCVADPPQFGPHQPPGHAFAPKADARFVTARDFQQDILRLAGMVPNDIGLIVGVARSGMSVASMLAMYLHLPMAAIRQTQGDVVHVGNGWRLNESKHAIKKTRALVVDDTVMTGNSLKAIRPVMDREFPEATTAAVYVNPSANVKPDIHVVDLPWPHLLEWNLFNSVMSPNTACDFDGILCRDCSPEQDDDGERYLDFIRNAKPLYVPRKEPVPLIVTARIAKYRKPTEAWLRRHGMRWYKLVMHPAKTLAERNRDDIAAYKARHYSEWLETHTPNPAPAMFIESDDRQARAIARNAKRLVVCPSTAGVYT